A stretch of Chitinophaga caeni DNA encodes these proteins:
- a CDS encoding glycosyltransferase family 4 protein, with protein MLYILLLIKRFIEDIGMFPFIWWGRRMAARKPLEDEYDLFFFFPFYHVGGAEKVNAEIVQQFPGKRIIIFFTKHSQDEALLHLFQAPNITIRNIAPFADNKKKYYLSFIYRGLISAYINKQSIPPTVFNGQSNFGYKISRWINKGIPQVELLHNFCNFSYIRLPFLQFYKRSITVSQRERDMNLAVYRKFGLPKSLEERFIVIGLAIHLPAMRELQNIHSPIKILYVGRGTAEKRPTIVAQVAERVHRSEPGIEFLFMGDVKDAIPLSLHKHVKLLGSIGDPKQVEEIYRSCNVLIIPSSRESGPLVFMEGMAYAMAIIASPVGIMPYHYQKMSYGLQLDTVHDIERIIAETARQVLEWNADPQQLKLIASKNREYAYQHFGMDTFHQAYKDLINHIRELP; from the coding sequence ATGCTCTACATCCTGCTACTAATTAAAAGATTCATCGAGGATATCGGCATGTTTCCCTTCATTTGGTGGGGGCGTAGGATGGCCGCGCGAAAACCCTTGGAAGATGAGTATGATTTGTTCTTCTTTTTCCCTTTCTATCATGTTGGCGGGGCTGAAAAGGTCAATGCGGAGATCGTTCAGCAATTTCCCGGGAAGAGGATTATTATCTTTTTTACGAAGCATTCGCAAGACGAGGCTTTGTTGCACCTGTTCCAAGCTCCCAATATTACGATTAGAAATATCGCTCCGTTTGCCGATAATAAGAAGAAATATTACTTAAGTTTTATTTACAGGGGACTCATCAGCGCTTACATCAATAAGCAATCAATTCCTCCTACTGTTTTTAACGGGCAATCCAATTTCGGTTACAAGATCTCCCGTTGGATCAATAAAGGTATTCCCCAGGTGGAGTTGCTCCACAATTTCTGCAATTTCTCCTATATCCGTTTGCCATTCTTGCAGTTTTATAAGAGGTCTATTACAGTCAGCCAACGGGAAAGGGATATGAATCTGGCTGTTTATAGGAAATTCGGGTTGCCTAAATCCTTGGAAGAAAGGTTTATCGTGATCGGGTTGGCTATTCATTTACCCGCGATGCGGGAACTGCAAAATATTCATAGTCCCATAAAAATATTATATGTCGGGCGCGGTACCGCCGAAAAGCGGCCTACTATCGTTGCCCAGGTAGCGGAAAGGGTACATCGTTCAGAACCTGGTATTGAATTTTTATTCATGGGAGATGTAAAAGATGCAATCCCCTTATCTTTGCATAAGCATGTGAAATTGTTGGGAAGCATCGGTGACCCCAAGCAAGTAGAAGAAATATACAGGAGCTGTAATGTGCTGATCATCCCTTCTTCGAGGGAAAGCGGCCCGCTTGTATTTATGGAAGGCATGGCTTACGCGATGGCTATTATCGCTAGCCCGGTGGGTATAATGCCTTATCATTATCAAAAAATGAGTTACGGTTTGCAGTTAGATACCGTTCATGATATCGAAAGGATTATTGCTGAAACTGCGCGACAGGTATTGGAATGGAACGCTGATCCGCAACAATTAAAATTAATCGCTTCTAAAAACAGGGAGTATGCCTACCAGCATTTCGGTATGGACACTTTCCACCAAGCATATAAAGATTTAATCAATCATATAAGAGAACTACCTTGA
- the dnaE gene encoding DNA polymerase III subunit alpha: protein MVFSHLHVHTQYSLLDGAADIKQLYKKAMANNQPALAITDHGNMFGVFQFVAEAYNNRLNPEDPKDKRLKVKPIVGCEFYVVENRHKRSFTREEKDARYHQVLLAKNDEGYRNLIKLCSLGFIEGLYGKYPRIDKELILQYHKGLIATTCCLGASVPRTILRKGEDEGEKEFKWWLDIFGDDFYVEMQRHGIPEQEKVNEVLVRFAKKYNVKIIASNDSHYVDQQDANAHDILLCINTGEKKSTPTMKDFADDDVMVKNKRFAFYNDQFYFKTTEEMSALFHDLPQAIDNTNEIVDKVELLDLKRDILLPNFPIPPQFITQDQYLRHLTMEGAHQRYSEMTPEIEERLNFELQTIENMGFAGYFLIVSDFIKAGRDLGVFIGPGRGSAAGSAVAYCIGITNIDPIKYNLLFERFLNPERKSMPDIDTDFDDEGRQKVIDYVVDKYGKNQVAQIITYGTMAAKMSIKDVSRVLDLPLPEANALAKMVPEKPGIQLDRIFNAPIDGEKSLTEKEGLMGEDLENVKKLRELIKGNDMQGEVLREACVLEGSVRNTGIHAAGIIIAPKDLSELIPVSTAKDSDLLVTQFEGSIIESAGVIKMDFLGLKTLSIIKGALALIKKNHGLEISIDDIPLDDAPTYELYQKGETNATFQFESPGMQKYLRELKPDRFDDLIAMNALYRPGPLEYIPTFIRRKHGLEPTVYDLPEMEEFLADTYGITVYQEQVMLLSQKLANFSKGDADILRKAMGKKQKAVLDKMKSQFMDGCAKNGHDLKVCDKVWTDWEAFASYAFNKSHSTCYAFVAYQTAYLKAHYPSEYMASVLNNASNIEKITFFMEECKRMGIDVLPPDVNESFYGFAVNKQGQVRFGFSGLKGVGEAAIESLIEEREKGGQYKDIFDMIKRVNQRAVNKKSLEALAMSGAFDCFKELHRAQYFHKPEGDLTTGLEKIIKFGNQVSAGASTMGSLFGDEGMPEVTPPKIPACEEWPLTIKLNNEREITGIYISGHPLDDYKFELKHYHMNTVQDLVAYQLELATPNGAGKAREKNFRLAVFVTTALERISRNNKQFGVMGIEDYTGKFEFALWSEDFIKFLPYLKPGICLFINGGFKSRRFNDNEYEFKVSSMQLLQEVKKTHTKQIGLFTKPQKLTEDMIDFFGTNAEKFPGNSKLHFQLVDKEDNLLVKMHTFNRHIEMNDELAQYLSNQPDIDVYIETINR, encoded by the coding sequence ATGGTATTCTCTCATTTACACGTTCATACACAGTATTCCTTGCTCGATGGAGCGGCAGATATCAAGCAATTGTATAAAAAAGCAATGGCTAACAACCAGCCTGCCCTGGCAATCACCGATCACGGGAACATGTTCGGCGTGTTCCAGTTTGTAGCTGAAGCATACAATAATCGCCTTAACCCGGAAGATCCCAAGGACAAAAGGCTAAAGGTTAAACCCATCGTAGGTTGTGAATTTTACGTGGTTGAAAATCGCCATAAAAGATCATTTACCCGGGAAGAAAAAGATGCCCGTTACCACCAGGTACTGTTAGCTAAGAATGATGAAGGCTACAGGAACCTGATCAAATTATGCTCCCTGGGATTTATCGAGGGCTTATACGGTAAATACCCCAGGATAGACAAGGAACTGATTTTACAATATCATAAAGGCCTCATAGCAACCACCTGCTGCCTCGGTGCTTCCGTACCCAGGACGATACTAAGAAAAGGTGAAGATGAAGGTGAGAAGGAGTTTAAATGGTGGCTGGATATTTTCGGGGATGACTTTTACGTGGAAATGCAACGCCACGGCATACCCGAACAGGAAAAAGTGAACGAGGTCCTCGTCCGTTTCGCCAAGAAATATAACGTGAAGATCATCGCCTCTAATGACTCCCACTACGTGGATCAACAAGATGCGAACGCGCATGATATTTTATTATGTATCAACACGGGTGAAAAGAAAAGCACCCCGACGATGAAAGATTTCGCGGATGATGATGTCATGGTAAAAAATAAACGTTTCGCTTTCTATAACGACCAGTTTTATTTTAAAACCACGGAAGAAATGTCGGCTTTATTCCACGATCTTCCGCAAGCTATCGATAACACGAATGAAATCGTAGACAAAGTTGAACTGCTGGACTTAAAACGGGATATATTATTACCCAATTTCCCTATTCCTCCACAATTCATTACACAAGACCAATACCTGCGTCACTTAACGATGGAAGGTGCGCACCAGCGTTACAGCGAGATGACGCCCGAAATCGAAGAAAGGCTGAACTTCGAACTGCAAACCATCGAAAACATGGGATTTGCGGGGTACTTCCTGATCGTATCCGACTTTATTAAAGCCGGTAGGGATCTCGGTGTGTTCATCGGCCCGGGACGTGGTTCCGCGGCTGGCTCGGCCGTGGCTTATTGTATTGGCATAACGAATATTGACCCGATTAAATATAACCTGCTGTTCGAGCGTTTCCTTAACCCGGAACGTAAGAGCATGCCGGATATTGATACGGACTTCGATGATGAAGGCCGGCAGAAAGTGATTGATTACGTTGTAGATAAATACGGCAAAAACCAGGTGGCGCAAATCATTACCTACGGTACGATGGCCGCCAAGATGAGTATCAAGGATGTTTCCAGGGTACTCGACCTGCCTTTGCCCGAAGCCAATGCCTTGGCGAAAATGGTGCCTGAAAAACCGGGAATCCAGCTAGACAGGATATTCAACGCACCGATCGATGGAGAAAAAAGCTTGACTGAGAAAGAAGGCTTGATGGGTGAAGATCTTGAAAATGTCAAGAAATTGCGCGAACTGATCAAGGGAAACGATATGCAGGGTGAAGTATTGAGAGAGGCTTGCGTCTTGGAAGGTTCCGTGAGAAATACGGGAATCCACGCCGCGGGTATCATCATCGCCCCTAAAGACCTTTCCGAGCTCATCCCCGTTTCTACCGCGAAGGATTCCGACCTGCTCGTAACACAGTTTGAAGGAAGTATTATCGAATCCGCAGGCGTAATCAAAATGGACTTCCTGGGTTTAAAAACCCTTTCCATCATCAAGGGCGCCTTAGCATTAATTAAGAAAAACCACGGGCTGGAAATCAGCATCGACGATATACCGCTCGATGATGCCCCAACCTACGAATTATATCAAAAAGGGGAAACCAACGCTACTTTCCAGTTTGAATCCCCCGGTATGCAAAAATACTTGCGCGAGCTCAAACCGGATAGGTTCGATGACCTCATCGCGATGAACGCCTTGTACCGCCCCGGGCCACTGGAGTACATCCCGACTTTCATCCGCCGTAAACATGGGCTGGAACCTACCGTTTACGATCTCCCCGAAATGGAAGAATTCCTGGCAGACACTTACGGGATTACCGTTTACCAAGAGCAGGTAATGCTATTGAGTCAGAAACTGGCCAACTTCTCCAAGGGAGATGCCGATATCCTGCGTAAAGCGATGGGTAAAAAGCAGAAAGCGGTACTGGACAAGATGAAGTCGCAGTTTATGGACGGTTGTGCGAAAAACGGCCATGATCTAAAGGTTTGTGACAAGGTTTGGACTGACTGGGAAGCATTCGCTTCCTATGCATTCAATAAGTCGCACTCTACCTGTTACGCATTCGTAGCTTATCAAACTGCTTACCTGAAAGCACACTACCCTTCCGAGTACATGGCTTCCGTGCTGAATAACGCTTCCAATATCGAGAAAATCACTTTCTTCATGGAGGAATGTAAACGCATGGGAATCGATGTACTGCCTCCGGATGTGAACGAATCCTTTTACGGTTTCGCCGTTAACAAGCAAGGACAGGTTCGTTTCGGTTTTTCCGGCTTGAAAGGTGTGGGTGAAGCTGCCATTGAAAGCCTGATCGAAGAACGCGAGAAAGGCGGTCAATATAAAGATATTTTTGATATGATTAAGCGTGTAAACCAACGCGCTGTCAATAAAAAATCATTAGAAGCATTGGCGATGTCCGGGGCTTTTGATTGCTTCAAGGAATTGCACCGGGCGCAATATTTCCATAAACCGGAAGGTGACTTGACTACCGGCTTGGAAAAAATCATCAAGTTCGGCAACCAGGTATCCGCCGGGGCATCCACGATGGGTAGCTTATTTGGAGATGAAGGCATGCCCGAGGTAACACCGCCTAAAATACCAGCATGCGAAGAATGGCCGCTTACCATCAAGCTCAACAATGAACGGGAAATCACCGGGATTTATATTTCCGGTCACCCGCTGGACGATTACAAGTTCGAGTTGAAGCATTACCATATGAATACCGTTCAAGACTTGGTAGCGTATCAATTAGAACTGGCTACACCGAATGGGGCTGGGAAAGCCAGGGAGAAAAACTTCCGCTTGGCCGTTTTCGTGACAACAGCCCTGGAACGTATTTCCAGGAATAACAAGCAATTTGGGGTGATGGGCATCGAGGATTATACCGGGAAATTCGAGTTTGCCCTCTGGAGCGAAGATTTTATCAAGTTTCTCCCTTACTTGAAACCGGGCATCTGCCTGTTTATTAACGGCGGCTTCAAATCCAGGCGCTTCAATGACAATGAATATGAGTTCAAAGTGAGTTCCATGCAGTTATTGCAGGAAGTGAAGAAAACACATACAAAACAGATCGGCTTATTTACTAAACCGCAGAAACTCACGGAAGATATGATCGATTTCTTCGGTACCAATGCAGAGAAATTCCCAGGCAATAGTAAATTGCACTTCCAATTGGTTGATAAAGAAGATAACCTGTTGGTCAAGATGCATACTTTTAACCGTCATATCGAAATGAATGACGAGTTGGCACAATACCTGTCCAATCAGCCGGATATCGATGTGTATATAGAAACAATCAATAGGTAA
- the trxA gene encoding thioredoxin: protein MALEFTDANFQSAVLDSDKLTVVDFWAEWCGPCRAIGPVIEELSKDYDGKVNIGKVNVDNNPTVSMNYGITSIPAILFIKNGQVVDKQVGAVPKSVLDKKIQANL, encoded by the coding sequence ATGGCTTTAGAATTCACTGACGCAAACTTTCAGTCTGCAGTATTAGATAGCGATAAACTTACAGTTGTAGACTTTTGGGCAGAATGGTGCGGCCCTTGTCGTGCTATCGGTCCCGTGATCGAAGAATTGTCGAAAGACTATGATGGTAAAGTGAATATCGGTAAAGTGAACGTGGATAACAACCCTACAGTTTCAATGAACTACGGTATCACCAGCATCCCCGCGATCCTGTTCATTAAAAACGGTCAAGTAGTTGACAAACAAGTAGGCGCCGTTCCTAAATCTGTATTGGACAAGAAAATCCAAGCGAACTTATAA
- a CDS encoding glycosyltransferase family 2 protein — MMFTGTEPLVSVVIAVYNAAIYLEETLESLIGQTMKNFEVILVNDNSKDATPEIIDRYVAKDERFIRVDNIPANKGFVNSLNLGLSKVRGKFIARLDGDDVCLPKRFEMQVAYLEQHPEIDVLATWSEFFNEHGADCGYWELDRKIITPSQIRRRMIYQNCISHPTLMGKSEVFIKLQYTFSKYDHEDHIMWLRVLSAGYVLGKLPAVCLKYRIHQSSVTKVNLKKWNYFTARFLSKWNFLNLQWKARKFGWFEFQVMLCSLPDAVMALAKNLKQRWKHALHPATN, encoded by the coding sequence ATGATGTTTACAGGTACCGAACCACTTGTTTCCGTGGTCATTGCAGTCTATAATGCGGCTATTTACCTTGAAGAAACATTGGAAAGCCTTATAGGACAAACAATGAAAAACTTTGAGGTGATCTTGGTAAACGATAACTCCAAAGACGCCACGCCGGAAATAATTGACCGGTACGTTGCCAAGGATGAACGTTTCATCCGGGTAGATAATATACCGGCAAATAAAGGTTTTGTAAATAGTTTGAATCTCGGTCTTTCGAAAGTCCGAGGGAAATTCATTGCCAGGTTAGACGGCGATGACGTTTGCCTTCCCAAGCGTTTTGAAATGCAGGTAGCATATTTGGAACAGCATCCCGAAATTGATGTTTTAGCAACATGGTCTGAATTTTTTAACGAACATGGAGCCGATTGCGGCTATTGGGAGTTAGATAGGAAGATAATTACCCCGTCACAGATAAGGAGGCGTATGATTTACCAAAATTGTATTTCGCATCCTACCTTGATGGGTAAATCAGAAGTGTTTATTAAATTACAATATACCTTCAGTAAATATGATCATGAGGATCATATCATGTGGTTAAGGGTGCTATCCGCCGGTTATGTATTGGGAAAATTACCTGCCGTATGCTTAAAATATAGAATCCATCAATCATCAGTAACGAAGGTGAATTTAAAAAAGTGGAATTATTTTACCGCCCGGTTCTTATCAAAATGGAACTTTTTAAACTTGCAATGGAAAGCCCGCAAATTCGGTTGGTTCGAGTTTCAGGTAATGCTTTGTTCATTACCTGATGCGGTAATGGCTTTAGCTAAAAATTTAAAACAACGTTGGAAACATGCTCTACATCCTGCTACTAATTAA
- a CDS encoding oligosaccharide flippase family protein, with product MGTIRKQGIQTTIITYIGFAIGAINMVLFARLMDPALFGLTRLLISIGLLYLAFSSLGSITLINKFYPYYRDHLAPDKRDLFGIVILLCITGFIIVSGITLGLKSPITEYYRSTNGGALFSDYYYIIYPYSFFFIIFSILEVFSYNQYKSVLPIFLKEVFVRLLTTLLIILFFLYFLNTTGFIVSYSLVYAAASFVLIWYLIRLGLFKFSFKISNLTKRLSDKLIGFTSLIYGGNVFTVVSQNVDTIVISYLRDLKTTGIFEFNTYISNIIMIPQKSIVAISIPVLAQAWKDKDLAKIHRIYSRSSLVLLTYAILIFGVIWLNLENVFQVLKIPDAYLEGKSLVLMLGLMRIMDLGTGVSSQIIGTSNHWKFEFGTNLILVSLAIPLNYFMIYHFGMLGSGIAQLFSLTVFNAIRFTFLYKRYKLQPFSMKTVYTILVGLGAYYIAYFIPLENAFAAIVIKSITFAGIFIGCNLLFKLSEDVEESYKKGINILQKILKRK from the coding sequence ATGGGAACAATCAGGAAACAAGGCATACAAACGACCATCATTACATATATTGGATTTGCCATAGGTGCGATCAATATGGTATTATTTGCCCGCCTGATGGACCCGGCTCTTTTCGGGTTAACGCGGCTCCTGATTTCTATCGGCTTGCTTTACTTAGCTTTCTCTTCATTAGGCTCGATTACGCTTATTAACAAATTTTATCCTTATTACAGGGACCATCTCGCACCCGACAAACGTGATTTATTCGGGATTGTTATCCTCCTTTGCATAACGGGCTTCATAATCGTTTCGGGTATCACACTAGGACTAAAAAGCCCTATTACTGAATATTACAGATCAACGAACGGAGGTGCGCTTTTCAGCGATTATTACTATATAATTTACCCTTATTCATTCTTTTTCATAATATTCTCAATTTTAGAAGTATTTAGTTACAACCAGTACAAGAGCGTCTTACCAATCTTCTTAAAAGAGGTCTTCGTAAGGCTATTGACCACTTTGCTTATTATCCTGTTCTTTTTATATTTCTTAAATACAACCGGCTTTATAGTAAGTTATTCCCTGGTTTATGCGGCTGCATCTTTCGTTTTAATATGGTACCTGATCAGGCTCGGTTTATTCAAGTTTAGTTTTAAAATTTCCAATCTTACAAAGCGCCTGTCTGACAAGCTGATAGGATTCACTTCTTTAATTTACGGAGGCAATGTATTTACAGTCGTGTCTCAAAATGTTGACACCATTGTTATTTCCTACCTGAGAGATTTGAAAACCACCGGGATTTTCGAGTTCAATACTTATATCAGCAATATCATCATGATTCCTCAAAAAAGTATCGTGGCGATTTCTATACCCGTATTGGCCCAAGCTTGGAAAGATAAAGACCTCGCAAAAATTCACCGGATTTATTCCCGGTCATCGCTTGTATTATTAACTTACGCTATATTAATTTTCGGGGTCATTTGGCTTAATTTGGAGAATGTGTTCCAGGTACTTAAAATCCCGGATGCCTACCTGGAAGGGAAATCACTGGTACTCATGTTAGGCCTCATGCGGATCATGGATCTTGGCACCGGGGTAAGTTCCCAGATCATCGGTACATCCAACCATTGGAAATTCGAGTTCGGCACCAACCTCATCTTGGTATCGTTGGCAATACCGCTCAATTACTTCATGATCTATCATTTCGGTATGCTCGGTTCGGGTATTGCCCAATTATTTTCCTTAACCGTATTCAACGCGATCCGCTTCACATTTTTATATAAACGCTACAAGTTGCAGCCATTCAGCATGAAAACAGTTTATACCATACTGGTCGGACTGGGCGCTTATTATATTGCATATTTCATCCCGCTGGAAAATGCTTTCGCGGCTATCGTAATCAAATCAATCACTTTTGCCGGAATTTTCATCGGTTGTAACCTGTTGTTTAAATTATCTGAAGATGTAGAAGAATCCTACAAGAAAGGCATTAATATCCTTCAAAAGATATTGAAAAGAAAATAA
- a CDS encoding C40 family peptidase: MTFKTGLHVFIGALCALLFSACGTFNKTAKSRQQEQPQIAKKIPIHHVSSTTKNNDPDINSSIKSIPAGVSDIEEAKSWQFKYAQLLDLPVEEVVNEKLFGFIDDWYGTPYRFGGNSKQGIDCSNFVNTMMASVFNLSLIGNSVQLYAKSARVQKKNLKPGDLVFFKIHHRRISHVGVYLRNDRFVHASSSSGVMISDLNETYWKRYYAGAGRIKKS; this comes from the coding sequence ATGACATTCAAGACCGGATTACATGTTTTTATAGGAGCTTTGTGTGCTTTGTTGTTTAGTGCTTGTGGTACTTTTAACAAAACGGCAAAGTCAAGGCAACAGGAGCAGCCGCAAATAGCAAAAAAAATACCGATACATCATGTTTCTTCAACAACTAAGAATAATGATCCTGATATAAATAGTAGTATAAAAAGTATTCCTGCTGGCGTGAGCGATATTGAAGAGGCTAAATCCTGGCAATTTAAATATGCGCAATTATTAGATTTACCGGTGGAGGAAGTCGTTAATGAAAAGCTGTTCGGGTTTATCGATGATTGGTATGGTACGCCGTACCGTTTCGGGGGAAATTCCAAACAGGGGATAGATTGCTCAAATTTCGTAAATACTATGATGGCCTCGGTTTTCAATTTGTCACTTATCGGAAACTCTGTCCAATTATATGCTAAATCGGCCCGGGTGCAGAAGAAAAATCTAAAACCGGGAGACTTGGTGTTCTTTAAAATTCACCATAGAAGAATCTCCCACGTAGGCGTATATTTACGGAACGATCGCTTCGTTCATGCTTCATCAAGCTCGGGAGTAATGATCAGCGATTTAAATGAAACGTATTGGAAACGGTATTATGCAGGTGCAGGAAGGATTAAAAAAAGTTAA
- a CDS encoding glycosyltransferase family 2 protein has protein sequence MHTPPGISICIPAYKAPELTKQCLDSVLQQHFKDIEIIITDDSPGDEIYELVKSYQVDFPLVYIHNDKPLGPPANWNAAIALAKGKYVYLLHRDDRIADPDLLSKFYRLMEANPDAEMGFTRCINVFPDGKEEKRVLKPEQIQFLRHHRPERLILGNFIGVPSATIFKNHMGYFYDAKFKWLVDVEFYMRILTNSTNFVFVDGYGVKVGLHEGQVTHMVEGDATVVIKEYILLLNKFDDAVLKQLPFYSYYWRMLRNYKVRGKADLHKIAPGESIDKRLVQMAQFQYKLPLKLLKIGWFSRPLMFLGYLFSK, from the coding sequence ATGCACACTCCCCCAGGAATCTCGATTTGTATCCCTGCCTATAAAGCCCCGGAATTAACTAAGCAATGCTTGGATTCCGTGTTACAGCAGCATTTTAAAGATATTGAGATCATCATTACGGATGATTCGCCCGGTGATGAGATCTACGAATTGGTAAAGTCGTACCAGGTAGATTTTCCCCTGGTTTATATACATAACGATAAGCCCCTGGGGCCGCCGGCCAACTGGAATGCAGCTATTGCTTTGGCCAAGGGCAAGTACGTTTACCTGCTGCACCGCGATGACCGGATCGCGGATCCCGACCTGCTGTCAAAGTTTTACCGGTTAATGGAAGCGAATCCCGATGCAGAAATGGGTTTTACCCGCTGTATTAATGTATTTCCGGATGGAAAGGAAGAGAAAAGGGTGCTCAAGCCGGAACAAATACAATTTCTAAGACACCATCGGCCCGAGCGGTTAATATTAGGAAACTTTATCGGGGTACCGAGTGCCACTATATTCAAGAATCACATGGGGTATTTTTATGATGCGAAATTCAAGTGGTTGGTGGATGTAGAGTTTTATATGCGGATATTGACGAATAGTACCAATTTTGTTTTCGTGGATGGATACGGTGTGAAGGTAGGATTACATGAAGGCCAGGTCACGCATATGGTAGAAGGCGATGCAACCGTCGTGATAAAGGAGTATATTTTACTGCTTAATAAGTTCGATGATGCTGTATTGAAACAATTGCCCTTTTATAGCTATTACTGGAGGATGTTGCGCAACTATAAAGTACGTGGTAAGGCCGATCTGCACAAGATAGCGCCCGGTGAATCTATCGATAAGCGGCTAGTGCAGATGGCGCAATTCCAGTATAAACTCCCATTAAAATTATTGAAAATAGGCTGGTTTTCGCGGCCCTTGATGTTTTTGGGATACCTGTTCAGTAAATAA
- a CDS encoding glycosyltransferase family 2 protein, whose protein sequence is MKPISILIITYNRPNDVLLLLKNIAAQEDAAELIHEVIIINNASNADYDQVVAYVNERNLNYRYVDSPENLGVARGRNLAISIAQAPILISIDDDAYFRDKDALKKAVGVFKEHQDPQRALGAVCFKVLYASTLEVQKNLFPHKDYKKHKDDTFFETSYFTGCGHAILKEVYEKAGDYPDDFFYGMEEYDLSYRILDAGYKIAFTSEVVVMHNESPLGRAPHAEKMFMFWVNKSKVAFRYLPVRYFISTTVMWSLEFIRKTNWHFPLWIKGWRVIFQLPFKEKRQRLSKETLAYLKKIGARLSY, encoded by the coding sequence TTGAAACCGATTAGCATCCTAATAATCACCTACAACCGCCCGAACGATGTGTTGCTGTTATTAAAAAACATAGCGGCACAAGAAGATGCAGCAGAACTTATTCACGAGGTAATCATTATCAATAATGCTTCTAATGCTGATTACGACCAGGTCGTCGCGTATGTAAATGAAAGGAACCTGAATTACCGTTATGTCGATTCCCCGGAAAACCTGGGCGTGGCACGGGGCCGTAACCTGGCCATCAGTATCGCGCAGGCGCCTATTTTGATTTCGATCGACGATGATGCTTATTTCAGGGATAAGGATGCGTTGAAGAAGGCGGTCGGCGTATTTAAAGAGCACCAAGATCCGCAGCGCGCTTTAGGGGCTGTATGTTTTAAAGTTTTGTATGCCAGTACCTTGGAAGTTCAAAAGAATTTATTCCCGCATAAGGATTATAAAAAACATAAGGACGATACTTTTTTTGAAACGTCTTACTTTACCGGTTGCGGTCACGCTATATTGAAAGAGGTATATGAAAAGGCCGGCGATTATCCGGATGATTTCTTCTACGGCATGGAAGAATACGATCTTAGTTACCGGATTTTAGATGCCGGGTATAAAATTGCATTTACCTCGGAAGTCGTGGTGATGCATAACGAATCCCCCTTGGGAAGAGCGCCCCATGCAGAAAAAATGTTTATGTTTTGGGTGAATAAATCGAAGGTAGCTTTCCGCTATTTACCGGTTCGGTATTTTATCAGTACTACTGTTATGTGGTCATTAGAATTTATCAGGAAAACGAACTGGCATTTCCCATTGTGGATTAAGGGTTGGAGGGTAATATTCCAATTACCGTTTAAAGAAAAACGCCAACGTTTATCGAAGGAAACGCTGGCGTATCTCAAAAAAATCGGTGCGAGGCTATCGTATTGA